One window from the genome of Variovorax sp. PAMC26660 encodes:
- the nuoE gene encoding NADH-quinone oxidoreductase subunit NuoE gives MTTSSTHHDTAPSAPLKPAILERFAREVAKYPEAGKQSAVMACLAIVQQDEGYVSLQREREIAEYLGMAPIAVHEVTTFYNMYNQHPLGKFKLNVCTNLPCQLRDGVTALVHLEKKLGIKMGETTADGLFTLQQSECLGACADSPVMLVNDRTMCSFMSNEKLDQLIDGLRGSTAATKGEAS, from the coding sequence ATGACGACTTCCTCGACCCACCATGACACGGCGCCTTCGGCGCCGTTGAAACCTGCGATTCTCGAGCGCTTTGCGCGCGAAGTCGCCAAGTACCCCGAAGCAGGCAAGCAGTCTGCCGTGATGGCGTGCCTGGCCATCGTCCAGCAGGACGAAGGCTACGTCAGCCTGCAGCGCGAGCGCGAGATTGCCGAGTACCTCGGCATGGCGCCCATCGCCGTGCATGAAGTGACGACCTTCTACAACATGTACAACCAGCATCCGCTGGGCAAGTTCAAGCTCAACGTGTGCACCAACCTGCCGTGCCAGTTGCGCGATGGCGTCACCGCCCTCGTGCATCTCGAGAAAAAGCTCGGCATCAAGATGGGCGAGACCACGGCCGACGGCCTGTTCACGCTGCAGCAGAGCGAATGCCTGGGCGCCTGCGCCGATTCGCCCGTGATGCTGGTCAACGACCGCACCATGTGCAGCTTCATGAGCAACGAAAAGCTCGACCAGCTCATCGACGGCCTGCGCGGCTCTACCGCAGCCACCAAAGGGGAGGCTTCGTGA
- a CDS encoding NADH-quinone oxidoreductase subunit M: MGLLSLAIWVPIAFGAVLLAFGRDEHARGVRWVALVGAIVSFLVTVPLFTRFQNGTAAMQFVEKTGWIARFNVNYHLGIDGLSLWLVLLTSFITVIVVISAWEVITERVNQYMGAFLILSGFMIGVFSALDGVLFYVFFEATLIPMYLIIGIWGGPNKIYAAFKFFLYTLLGSLLMLVALIFLYNKSGGSFDILTWHKLRLGSTAQTFLFFAFFAAFAVKVPMWPVHTWLPDVHVEAPTGGSAVLAAIMLKLGAYGFLRFSMPIAPDASHEWAWLMIALSLIAVIYVGLVALVQQDMKKLVAYSSVAHMGFVTLGFFIFNELGVSGGIVQMIAHGFVSGAMFLGIGVLYDRVHSRQIADYGGVVNTMPKFAAFALLFAMANCGLPGTAGFVGEWMVILGAVKANFWIGLGAATALIFGAAYTLWMYKRVYLGPIGNDHVKELKDINAREFLMLSLLAIAVLWMGLYPKPFTDAMDASVVELLRHTAISKLP; encoded by the coding sequence ATGGGTTTGTTGAGCCTTGCCATCTGGGTGCCGATCGCATTCGGCGCCGTGCTGCTGGCGTTTGGCCGTGACGAGCACGCCAGGGGTGTCCGCTGGGTCGCGCTCGTCGGTGCCATCGTGAGCTTCCTGGTCACGGTGCCGCTGTTCACGCGCTTCCAGAACGGAACCGCCGCCATGCAGTTCGTCGAAAAGACGGGCTGGATCGCGCGCTTCAACGTCAACTACCACCTCGGGATCGACGGCTTGTCGCTCTGGCTGGTGCTGCTGACGTCGTTCATCACGGTCATCGTCGTCATTTCCGCCTGGGAAGTGATCACCGAACGCGTGAACCAGTACATGGGCGCGTTCCTGATCCTGTCGGGTTTCATGATCGGCGTGTTCTCGGCGCTCGACGGCGTCCTGTTCTACGTGTTCTTCGAAGCCACGCTGATCCCGATGTACCTGATCATCGGTATCTGGGGTGGCCCGAACAAGATCTACGCGGCGTTCAAGTTCTTCCTGTACACCTTGCTCGGCTCGCTGCTGATGCTGGTGGCGCTGATCTTCCTGTACAACAAGTCGGGTGGCAGCTTCGACATCCTGACGTGGCACAAGCTGCGCCTGGGTTCGACCGCGCAGACCTTCCTGTTCTTTGCTTTCTTCGCGGCGTTCGCCGTGAAGGTGCCGATGTGGCCGGTTCACACCTGGCTGCCCGACGTGCACGTCGAGGCGCCCACGGGTGGCTCGGCCGTGCTGGCCGCGATCATGCTGAAGCTGGGCGCCTACGGCTTCCTGCGCTTCTCGATGCCTATTGCACCCGATGCCTCGCATGAATGGGCCTGGCTCATGATCGCGCTGTCGCTGATCGCCGTGATCTACGTGGGCCTGGTTGCGCTGGTGCAGCAGGACATGAAGAAGCTGGTGGCTTATTCGTCGGTCGCCCACATGGGCTTCGTGACGCTCGGCTTCTTCATCTTCAACGAGCTGGGCGTGTCCGGCGGCATCGTGCAGATGATTGCGCACGGCTTCGTGTCGGGCGCGATGTTCCTGGGTATCGGCGTGCTGTACGACCGCGTGCATTCGCGCCAGATCGCCGACTACGGCGGCGTGGTCAACACTATGCCGAAGTTCGCCGCGTTCGCACTGCTGTTCGCCATGGCCAATTGCGGCCTGCCGGGCACCGCCGGTTTCGTGGGCGAATGGATGGTGATCCTGGGGGCTGTGAAGGCCAATTTCTGGATCGGCCTTGGCGCTGCCACCGCGCTGATCTTCGGCGCGGCCTACACCCTCTGGATGTACAAGCGCGTGTACCTCGGCCCGATCGGCAACGACCACGTCAAGGAACTCAAGGACATCAATGCCCGCGAATTCCTGATGCTGTCGCTGCTGGCCATTGCCGTGCTGTGGATGGGCCTGTATCCGAAGCCTTTCACCGATGCGATGGACGCTTCGGTGGTCGAGCTCCTGCGCCACACGGCGATTTCGAAGCTGCCCTGA
- a CDS encoding NADH-quinone oxidoreductase subunit J: MDVKTGLFYLFAAVLLFAAFRVITARNPVYAALYLVLAFFQASAIWLLLRAEFLAISLVLVYVGAVMVLFLFVVMMLDINVDGLREGFWKHFPLAAGVGALIALEMAAVLMGGFRLGEAPRATTGPMAANSSNTLELGKLLYTEYLYPLEIAAVILLVAIVAAIALTLRTRKDSKYVNPSDQVRVKARDRVRIVQMPVTRAAEPVADAAPADAAKENKA; the protein is encoded by the coding sequence ATGGACGTCAAGACCGGTCTGTTCTATCTGTTTGCCGCGGTGCTGCTGTTTGCAGCCTTCCGCGTCATCACCGCACGCAACCCCGTGTACGCCGCGCTGTACCTGGTGCTGGCTTTCTTCCAGGCATCGGCCATCTGGCTGCTGCTGCGCGCCGAGTTCCTCGCGATCTCGCTGGTGCTGGTGTACGTCGGCGCCGTGATGGTGCTGTTCCTTTTCGTCGTGATGATGCTGGACATCAACGTCGACGGCTTGCGAGAGGGCTTCTGGAAGCACTTCCCGCTGGCGGCCGGCGTGGGTGCGCTGATCGCGCTCGAAATGGCGGCTGTGCTCATGGGCGGCTTCCGCCTGGGCGAAGCCCCGCGTGCAACCACCGGCCCGATGGCCGCCAACAGCTCCAACACGCTCGAGTTGGGCAAGCTGCTCTACACCGAATACCTCTATCCGCTGGAAATTGCGGCAGTCATTCTGCTCGTGGCCATCGTGGCCGCCATCGCGTTGACGCTGCGCACCCGCAAGGACAGCAAGTACGTCAACCCGTCCGACCAGGTGCGGGTGAAGGCGCGCGACCGTGTGCGCATCGTGCAGATGCCGGTGACGCGTGCGGCCGAACCTGTGGCTGACGCAGCGCCTGCGGATGCGGCAAAGGAAAACAAGGCATGA
- the nuoL gene encoding NADH-quinone oxidoreductase subunit L, translating to MSATLSASTLLAVPLAPLVGAAVAGLFGTQFGGNHIGRKVTHSLTILGVLVAFIISAMTLKSVVVDGARFNATLYEWMVVGGLKMEVGFMVDGLTAMMMCVVTFVSLMVHIYTIGYMEEDDGYNRFFSYISLFTFSMLMLVMSNNMLQLFFGWEAVGLVSYLLIGFWFNKPTAIFANMKAFLVNRVGDFGFILGIGLIAAYAGTLNYTEAFAKANMLAGITFPGTEWMLITVICICLFIGAMGKSAQFPLHVWLPDSMEGPTPISALIHAATMVTAGIFMVARMSPLFELSDTALSFILVIGAITALFMGFLGIIQNDIKRVVAYSTLSQLGYMTVALGASAYSVAVFHLMTHAFFKALLFLGAGSVIIGMHHNQDIRWMGGVRKYMPITWITSLVGSLALIGTPFFAGFYSKDSIIEAVHESHLWGANFAYYAVLAGVFITAFYSFRMYFLVFHGKERYDQNPDAHHDDHGHADDHGHGHHDHKPHESPMVVWLPLVLLAIPSVVIGFMTIDPMLFGEFFKGAIFVDGTKHHAMKELEEAFHGPVAMAIHGLTAPPFWLALAGVVLSWYMYMINPAVPAAIKRACGPIYRLLENKYYMDWFNENVLARGTRALGTGLWKGGDQALIDGAVVNGSWKVVGRIAGVVRWMQSGYIYHYAFAMLLGIFILMTYFVWFKR from the coding sequence ATGAGCGCAACCCTTTCCGCATCCACCTTGCTGGCCGTGCCGCTGGCACCCCTGGTCGGCGCCGCCGTCGCAGGCCTGTTCGGCACCCAGTTCGGTGGCAATCACATCGGCCGCAAGGTCACGCACTCGCTGACCATCCTGGGCGTGCTGGTCGCCTTCATCATCTCGGCCATGACGCTCAAGAGCGTGGTGGTCGACGGTGCCCGCTTCAACGCCACACTCTACGAGTGGATGGTCGTGGGCGGCCTGAAGATGGAAGTCGGATTCATGGTCGACGGCCTCACGGCCATGATGATGTGCGTCGTGACCTTCGTGTCGCTGATGGTCCACATCTACACCATCGGCTACATGGAAGAAGACGACGGCTACAACCGCTTCTTCTCGTACATCTCGCTGTTCACCTTCTCGATGCTGATGCTCGTCATGAGCAACAACATGCTCCAGCTGTTCTTCGGCTGGGAAGCGGTGGGCCTGGTGTCGTACCTGCTGATCGGCTTCTGGTTCAACAAGCCGACCGCGATCTTCGCGAACATGAAGGCCTTCCTGGTCAACCGCGTGGGCGACTTCGGCTTCATCCTGGGCATCGGCCTGATCGCGGCCTACGCCGGCACGTTGAACTACACCGAAGCCTTCGCCAAGGCCAACATGCTGGCCGGCATCACCTTCCCGGGCACCGAGTGGATGCTCATCACGGTGATCTGCATCTGCCTGTTCATTGGCGCGATGGGCAAGAGCGCGCAGTTCCCGCTGCACGTGTGGCTGCCCGATTCGATGGAAGGCCCGACGCCCATCTCGGCGCTGATCCACGCGGCGACCATGGTCACAGCCGGCATCTTCATGGTGGCGCGCATGTCGCCGCTGTTCGAGTTGAGCGACACGGCCCTGAGCTTCATCCTCGTGATCGGTGCCATCACCGCGCTGTTCATGGGCTTTTTGGGCATCATCCAGAACGACATCAAGCGCGTGGTTGCGTACTCGACGCTCTCGCAGCTCGGCTACATGACGGTGGCGCTCGGTGCCTCGGCCTACTCGGTCGCCGTGTTCCACCTGATGACGCACGCGTTCTTCAAGGCGCTGCTGTTCCTCGGCGCCGGCTCGGTGATCATCGGCATGCACCACAACCAGGACATCCGCTGGATGGGCGGCGTGCGCAAGTACATGCCGATCACCTGGATCACTTCGCTGGTGGGTTCGCTCGCGCTGATCGGCACGCCGTTCTTCGCCGGCTTCTACTCGAAGGACAGCATCATCGAAGCGGTGCACGAAAGCCACCTGTGGGGCGCGAACTTCGCGTACTACGCGGTGCTGGCCGGCGTGTTCATCACGGCCTTCTATTCGTTCCGCATGTACTTCCTGGTCTTCCATGGCAAGGAACGCTACGACCAGAACCCCGACGCGCACCATGACGACCATGGTCACGCCGACGATCACGGCCATGGCCACCACGACCACAAGCCGCACGAATCGCCGATGGTGGTCTGGCTGCCGCTGGTGCTGCTGGCCATCCCCTCGGTGGTGATCGGCTTCATGACCATCGACCCGATGCTGTTCGGCGAGTTCTTCAAGGGTGCGATCTTTGTGGACGGCACCAAGCACCATGCGATGAAGGAACTGGAAGAAGCCTTCCACGGCCCGGTGGCCATGGCCATCCACGGTCTGACGGCGCCGCCGTTCTGGCTGGCGCTCGCGGGCGTGGTCTTGTCCTGGTACATGTACATGATCAACCCGGCAGTGCCGGCTGCGATCAAGCGCGCCTGTGGCCCGATCTACCGCCTGCTGGAAAACAAGTACTACATGGACTGGTTCAATGAGAACGTCCTTGCCCGTGGCACGCGTGCACTCGGCACCGGTCTGTGGAAGGGCGGCGACCAGGCACTGATCGACGGCGCTGTCGTCAACGGTTCGTGGAAAGTGGTTGGCCGGATTGCCGGCGTGGTGCGCTGGATGCAGTCGGGCTACATCTATCACTACGCCTTCGCGATGCTGCTCGGCATCTTCATCCTGATGACGTACTTCGTCTGGTTCAAGCGCTGA
- the nuoK gene encoding NADH-quinone oxidoreductase subunit NuoK, translating to MTLTLGHFLSLGAMLFALSVIGIFLNRKNLIVLLMAIELMLLAVNMNFVAFSHFLGDMHGQIFVFFILTVAAAESAIGLALLVLLFRNKSNINVDELNSLKG from the coding sequence ATGACGCTCACGCTCGGACACTTTCTTTCGCTCGGCGCGATGCTCTTCGCGCTGTCTGTGATCGGCATCTTCCTGAACCGCAAGAACCTGATCGTTCTGCTGATGGCCATCGAGCTGATGCTGCTCGCGGTCAACATGAACTTCGTGGCGTTCTCGCACTTCCTGGGCGACATGCACGGCCAGATCTTCGTGTTCTTCATCCTGACGGTGGCCGCGGCCGAGTCGGCCATCGGGCTGGCCTTGCTGGTTCTGCTGTTCCGCAACAAGTCGAACATCAACGTCGACGAACTCAACTCCCTCAAGGGTTGA
- the nuoI gene encoding NADH-quinone oxidoreductase subunit NuoI produces the protein MSAAHTATPSAPFSLKDFLSSFMLFELFKGLAITGKYAFARKITVQFPEEKTPLSPRFRGLHALRRYENGEERCIACKLCEAVCPALAITIESEVRDDGSRRTSRYDIDLTKCIFCGFCEESCPVDSIVETHIFEYHGEKRGDLYFTKDMLLAVGDRYEKEIAANKAADAKYR, from the coding sequence ATGTCTGCTGCGCACACCGCAACACCGTCCGCGCCGTTCTCGCTCAAGGATTTTCTGAGCAGCTTCATGCTGTTCGAATTGTTCAAGGGCCTGGCGATCACGGGCAAATACGCCTTCGCCCGCAAGATCACGGTGCAGTTCCCCGAAGAGAAGACGCCGCTGTCGCCGCGTTTTCGCGGCCTGCACGCGCTGCGTCGCTATGAAAACGGCGAAGAGCGCTGCATTGCCTGCAAGCTGTGCGAAGCCGTCTGCCCGGCGCTGGCCATCACCATCGAATCCGAAGTGCGCGACGACGGCTCGCGCCGCACCTCGCGCTACGACATCGACCTGACCAAGTGCATCTTCTGCGGCTTCTGCGAAGAGAGCTGCCCGGTCGACTCGATCGTCGAGACCCACATCTTCGAATACCACGGCGAAAAGCGGGGCGACCTGTACTTCACCAAGGACATGCTGTTGGCCGTGGGCGACCGCTACGAAAAAGAAATCGCAGCGAACAAGGCGGCCGACGCCAAGTACCGCTGA
- the nuoH gene encoding NADH-quinone oxidoreductase subunit NuoH, with the protein MIDALHAFGQGLVAAGWWTAVVWPVIWTLIKIIVVVIPLMLAVAYLTLWERKAIGFTQIRIGPNRTGPLGLLQPIADALKLMTKEIILPTVANKSLFLLGPVMTIMPALAAWAVIPFGPDVALANINAGLLFVMAITSLEVYGVIIAGWASNSKYAFLGALRASAQMVSYEIAMGFCFVVVLMVTGSLNMSEIVNVQGKGMFANMGVGFLSWNWLPLLPIFVVYFISGLAETNRHPFDVVEGESEIVAGHMIEYSGMSFAMFFLAEYANMWLVSILTVVLFLGGWLPPFEFLSFIPGWIWLGAKTFCVVTMFLWVRSTFPRFRYDQIMRLGWKIFIPVTLVWLVVVGGWMQTPFNIWK; encoded by the coding sequence ATGATCGACGCATTGCATGCTTTCGGCCAGGGGCTGGTTGCCGCAGGCTGGTGGACCGCCGTGGTCTGGCCGGTGATCTGGACGCTGATCAAGATCATCGTCGTCGTGATCCCGCTGATGCTGGCCGTGGCCTACCTCACGCTGTGGGAACGCAAGGCCATCGGCTTCACGCAGATCCGCATCGGCCCCAACCGCACCGGTCCGCTGGGCCTGCTGCAGCCGATCGCCGACGCGCTCAAGCTGATGACCAAGGAAATCATTCTTCCAACGGTCGCCAACAAGAGTCTGTTCCTGCTTGGTCCGGTCATGACCATCATGCCGGCGCTTGCTGCATGGGCCGTGATCCCCTTCGGCCCTGATGTGGCGCTGGCCAACATCAACGCCGGCCTGCTGTTCGTGATGGCCATCACCTCGCTCGAGGTGTACGGCGTGATCATCGCCGGCTGGGCGTCGAACTCGAAGTACGCCTTCCTGGGCGCACTGCGCGCCTCGGCACAGATGGTGAGCTACGAAATCGCGATGGGCTTCTGCTTCGTCGTGGTGCTGATGGTCACCGGCAGCCTGAACATGAGCGAGATCGTGAATGTTCAGGGCAAGGGCATGTTCGCCAACATGGGCGTCGGCTTCCTGTCGTGGAACTGGCTGCCGCTGCTGCCGATCTTCGTCGTCTACTTCATCTCGGGCCTGGCCGAAACCAACCGCCATCCGTTCGACGTGGTGGAAGGCGAGTCTGAAATCGTTGCGGGCCACATGATCGAGTACTCGGGCATGAGCTTCGCGATGTTCTTCCTGGCCGAGTACGCCAACATGTGGCTGGTCTCGATCCTGACCGTCGTGTTGTTCCTCGGTGGATGGCTGCCACCGTTCGAGTTCCTGAGCTTCATTCCTGGCTGGATCTGGCTGGGTGCCAAGACCTTCTGCGTGGTCACCATGTTCCTGTGGGTGCGCTCGACGTTCCCGCGCTTCCGTTATGACCAGATCATGCGTCTGGGCTGGAAGATCTTCATTCCCGTCACCCTCGTGTGGCTGGTCGTGGTCGGTGGCTGGATGCAGACGCCGTTCAACATCTGGAAATAA
- the nuoG gene encoding NADH-quinone oxidoreductase subunit NuoG, with protein MVEIELDGKKVDVTEGSMIMHAADKAGTYIPHFCYHKKLSIAANCRMCLVDVEKAPKPMPACATPVTQGMIVRTKSEKAIKAQQSVMEFLLINHPLDCPICDQGGECQLQDLAVGYGGSSSRYEEEKRVVFHKDVGPLISMEEMSRCIHCTRCVRFGQEVAGVMELGMTQRGEHSEIETFVGDSVDSELSGNMIDICPVGALTSKPFRYSARTWELSRRKSVSPHDSTGANLIVQVKNNRVMRVVPLENEDVNECWIADRDRFSYEALNGPERLTQPMLKQGGQWQQVDWQTALEYVANGLKQIKTDHGAQSIGTLVSPHSTLEELQLAAMLTRELGSDNIDYRLRNAEFTAFEGVRWLGTSIASLTQVQRALVVGSNLRKEHPLFAQRIRQAVRKGAALSVITSASLMADRNAWAIDVAQATIVEADQWVEVLAAVAAAIGQTNGAAAPLAPKSAPDAAAQAIAASLLSGERKAILLGNAAAHHAQAGSLLALANWIGAQTGATVGYLTEAANTVGAQLVGAFPKNGGLDAGRMLAAGSGLKAVLLLNTEPVFDSAAGAAAADVIGNAQMVVTLSPFKANLAFSDVLLPIAPFTETPGTFVNAEGRLQGFHAVVKPQGEARPAWKVLRVLANLLGLPGFAFESTADVLKTVGEGGAVPAAALSNATAVNAVASNGAASAPVVASIYQLDSIVRRAPSLQLTADARNASTAPARAEEALA; from the coding sequence ATGGTTGAAATCGAACTCGACGGCAAGAAGGTCGACGTGACCGAAGGCAGCATGATCATGCATGCGGCCGACAAGGCAGGCACGTACATCCCGCACTTCTGCTATCACAAGAAACTCAGCATTGCGGCCAACTGCCGCATGTGCCTGGTCGACGTGGAAAAGGCGCCCAAGCCGATGCCGGCCTGCGCCACGCCCGTCACCCAGGGCATGATCGTTCGCACCAAAAGCGAGAAGGCAATCAAGGCCCAGCAGTCGGTCATGGAGTTCCTCCTGATCAACCACCCGCTGGACTGCCCCATCTGCGATCAGGGCGGCGAATGCCAGTTGCAAGACCTGGCCGTCGGCTACGGCGGTTCTTCTTCGCGCTACGAAGAAGAAAAGCGCGTCGTGTTCCACAAGGACGTCGGCCCGCTGATCAGCATGGAAGAAATGAGCCGCTGCATTCACTGCACGCGCTGCGTCCGCTTTGGCCAGGAAGTGGCCGGCGTGATGGAGCTCGGCATGACGCAGCGTGGCGAACATTCCGAAATCGAAACCTTCGTCGGCGACTCGGTCGACTCCGAACTGTCGGGCAACATGATCGACATCTGCCCGGTCGGCGCGCTCACGAGCAAGCCGTTCCGCTACAGCGCCCGCACCTGGGAACTGTCGCGCCGCAAGTCGGTGAGTCCGCACGACTCGACCGGTGCCAACCTGATCGTCCAGGTCAAGAACAACCGCGTGATGCGCGTGGTGCCGCTCGAGAACGAAGACGTCAACGAATGCTGGATCGCCGACCGCGACCGCTTTTCGTACGAAGCGCTCAACGGCCCGGAACGCCTGACGCAGCCCATGCTCAAGCAGGGCGGCCAGTGGCAGCAGGTCGACTGGCAAACGGCGCTCGAATACGTCGCCAACGGCCTCAAGCAGATCAAGACCGACCACGGTGCACAGAGCATCGGCACGCTGGTCAGCCCGCACAGCACGCTCGAAGAGCTGCAACTCGCGGCCATGCTCACGCGTGAACTCGGCAGCGACAACATCGACTACCGCTTGCGCAATGCCGAATTCACAGCATTCGAGGGTGTGCGTTGGCTCGGCACCTCGATCGCTTCGCTCACGCAAGTGCAGCGCGCGTTGGTCGTTGGCTCGAACCTGCGCAAGGAACATCCGCTGTTCGCGCAGCGCATCCGCCAGGCCGTGCGCAAGGGCGCTGCGCTGTCGGTGATCACCTCGGCGAGCCTGATGGCCGACCGCAACGCCTGGGCCATCGACGTGGCACAAGCAACGATCGTTGAAGCCGACCAATGGGTCGAAGTGCTGGCAGCCGTGGCTGCAGCCATCGGTCAAACCAATGGCGCCGCTGCGCCGCTGGCACCGAAGAGCGCACCCGACGCCGCCGCGCAAGCCATCGCAGCCTCGCTGCTGAGCGGCGAGCGCAAGGCCATCCTGCTCGGCAATGCCGCCGCCCACCATGCACAAGCCGGCAGCCTGCTGGCCCTGGCGAACTGGATCGGCGCGCAAACCGGTGCCACCGTCGGCTATCTGACCGAAGCAGCCAACACCGTGGGTGCGCAGCTTGTCGGCGCGTTCCCGAAGAACGGCGGCCTCGATGCCGGCCGCATGCTCGCCGCCGGCTCCGGCCTCAAGGCCGTGCTGCTGCTGAACACCGAACCGGTGTTCGACTCGGCCGCCGGCGCCGCCGCTGCGGACGTCATCGGCAATGCACAGATGGTCGTCACGCTGAGCCCCTTCAAGGCCAACCTGGCGTTCAGCGACGTGCTGCTCCCGATTGCTCCGTTCACCGAAACGCCGGGTACTTTCGTCAATGCCGAAGGCCGCCTGCAAGGTTTCCATGCTGTCGTGAAGCCGCAAGGCGAAGCGCGTCCGGCGTGGAAGGTGCTGCGCGTGCTGGCCAACCTGCTCGGCCTGCCGGGCTTCGCATTCGAATCGACCGCCGACGTGCTCAAGACGGTGGGTGAGGGCGGTGCCGTGCCGGCTGCTGCCCTGAGCAACGCAACGGCCGTGAATGCCGTTGCTTCCAACGGTGCTGCTTCGGCACCCGTGGTTGCCAGCATCTACCAGCTCGACTCGATCGTTCGCCGCGCACCGTCGCTGCAACTGACCGCCGATGCGCGCAACGCCTCGACCGCACCGGCTCGTGCCGAGGAGGCATTGGCATGA
- the nuoF gene encoding NADH-quinone oxidoreductase subunit NuoF: MSPEQVLQQFQATGVQTCFHDRHIGAQIYAGLDGTNWRLADYEARGGYQALRKILTEGLTPDQVIAEVKASGLRGRGGAGFPTGLKWSFMPRQFPGQKYLVCNSDEGEPGTCKDRDILQFNPHIVIEGMAIAAYAMGISVGYNYIHGEIFESYDRFEEALEEARAAGYLGDKIMGSTYNFQLHAAHGFGAYICGEETALLESLEGKKGQPRFKPPFPASFGLYGKPTTINNTETFAAVPWIIRNGGPAYLECGKPNNGGTKIYSVSGDVELPGNYEVPMGTPFSKLLELAGGVRKGRTLKAVIPGGSSSPVLPADIMMACTMDYDSIAKAGSMLGSGAVIVMDDSRSMVESLKRLSYFYMHESCGQCTPCREGTGWLYRVVDRIHNGQGKPSDLQLLDSVAGDIMGRTICALGDAAAMPVRAMIKHFRHEFEALIPGYVPQAPVKA, from the coding sequence ATGTCACCCGAACAAGTGCTTCAGCAGTTCCAGGCCACGGGCGTCCAGACCTGTTTTCATGACCGTCACATTGGCGCGCAAATTTATGCGGGCCTCGACGGCACCAACTGGCGTCTTGCCGACTACGAAGCGCGCGGCGGCTATCAGGCGCTGCGCAAGATCCTCACCGAGGGCCTCACGCCCGACCAGGTGATCGCCGAAGTCAAGGCTTCGGGCCTGCGCGGCCGTGGCGGCGCGGGTTTTCCGACCGGCCTGAAGTGGAGCTTCATGCCCCGCCAGTTCCCGGGCCAGAAGTACCTTGTCTGCAATTCGGACGAAGGCGAGCCGGGCACGTGCAAGGACCGCGACATCCTGCAGTTCAACCCGCACATCGTGATCGAAGGCATGGCCATCGCCGCGTATGCGATGGGCATCAGCGTGGGCTACAACTACATCCACGGCGAGATTTTCGAGAGCTACGACCGCTTCGAGGAAGCCCTCGAAGAAGCACGCGCCGCCGGCTATCTTGGCGACAAGATCATGGGCAGCACGTACAACTTCCAGTTGCACGCCGCCCACGGCTTCGGTGCCTACATCTGCGGTGAAGAAACCGCGCTGCTCGAATCGCTCGAAGGCAAGAAGGGCCAGCCGCGCTTCAAGCCGCCGTTCCCGGCGAGCTTCGGTCTGTACGGCAAGCCCACCACCATTAACAACACCGAGACCTTCGCGGCGGTCCCCTGGATCATCCGCAATGGCGGCCCGGCATACCTCGAATGCGGCAAGCCGAACAACGGCGGCACCAAGATCTACTCGGTGAGCGGTGACGTCGAGCTGCCCGGCAACTACGAAGTGCCCATGGGCACGCCGTTCTCCAAGCTGCTCGAATTGGCTGGCGGTGTCCGCAAGGGCCGCACGCTGAAGGCAGTGATCCCCGGTGGCTCGTCGTCACCGGTGCTGCCAGCCGACATCATGATGGCTTGCACCATGGACTACGACTCCATCGCCAAGGCCGGCTCGATGCTGGGCTCGGGCGCGGTCATCGTCATGGACGACAGCCGTTCGATGGTCGAGTCGCTCAAGCGCCTCTCGTACTTCTACATGCACGAGTCCTGCGGCCAGTGCACGCCCTGCCGCGAAGGCACGGGCTGGCTCTACCGCGTGGTGGACCGCATTCACAACGGACAGGGCAAGCCCAGTGATCTGCAACTGCTGGACTCCGTCGCTGGCGACATCATGGGCCGCACCATCTGCGCTCTCGGCGATGCAGCGGCCATGCCGGTGCGCGCAATGATCAAGCACTTCCGTCACGAGTTCGAGGCCCTGATTCCGGGTTACGTCCCCCAAGCCCCGGTCAAGGCCTGA